The nucleotide window GTATACATACCAAATTACAGAACTGTTAGCCTTCTTTCCCCCATCAGCAACCAGAGTACCAAAATTTACATGGTCATCCTTGAAGGAGAACGGGTTCCTAGATGCACTGGGTGATGCAGGGAAAGGCCTTCAGACACTGACCTTAGGGAACCCCAATTAAAAGGCCTTAATATGAAGGCCCTTAGTCAACAAGCCCCATTTAAGCTTAACTCTGAATGGACAGCCAAGGGTCATAGATATTTGACAAAAGCACTAACAAAATATCCAAGAAAGTCCACAAACAAAAACTCAGGAAGCAGCAACAAGGCAGGTAGCAGAAGAAAACTTTTgtttatacaaaaagaaaaaaataatagtaacaaaatGAGTATTAGAGGGCTGGGTATAATGGcttacacatgtaatcctagtactttgggaggccaaggggggaggAGCACCTAAaaccaggagtttgtgaccagccttagcaaaacaagaccctgtttctactaaaaataaaaaaattatccaggggtggtggcacatgcctgtagtcctaggctacttgagagggtgaggcaggaggattgcttaacacccgccaagagtttaaagttgctgtgaactaggctgaggtcatggtattctagcttgggcaacagagtgaaactgtctcaaaaagaaaaaaaaaaagaaaagaaaaataaaaaatagagactgTACCCATAAAACAAGAAGAGTATACTATGAAAAAGAAACAGCTAGAGAACCAGAAAGAACTATTATACGTTAAAATTTTggtagctaaaaataaaaatgaaatagaaatgttaTAAAATGTCAAGGAAATTTCACTGGATAGGAAAAAGTATCAAGATTGAAagtagaaatgattaaaaaattagaaagtcaATCCAGAAGTCCAGCATGTGACCAATAGGAGTTccaaaatgaacagaaaacacaaaggaaaaaaatcattaaagaaataatacaggtggtgcctgtggctcaaaggagtagggcgccaacccatatgccggaagtggtgggttcaaacccagccccagccaaaaagtgcaaaaaaaaagaaataatacaattaaCATTCCAGGAATTAAAGGTCACACACCTTGAGACTGAAATGACTTACCAAATATCCAGCACAATTACTATAAAATTTCAGAATtccggccaggcacagtggcttatgccataatcctagcactctgggagactgaggcaggtggattgcttgagctcgagagttcaagaccagcctgagaaaaagcaagactaaaaaaaatagaaaaactgaggcaagaagattgcttgagcccaagagttggaggttgctatgagctatgatgccatggtactctacccagggtgacagcttgagactctgtctcaaaaaaaaaaaaaaaaaaatttttttttttttcagaataaagaATTCCAGGGCGctgcctgtgtctcagtcggtaaggcgccggccccatataccgagggtggtgggttcaaacctggccccggctgaactgcaacaaaaaaatagcctggcgttgaggcgggcgcctgtagtcccagctactccggaggctgaggcaagaaaattgcttaagcccaggagttggaggttgctgtgagctgtgtgatgccatggcactctactgaaagccatgaagtgagacactgtctctacaaaaaaaaaaaaaaagaattccataagctttcagaaaaattaaaaaaaaaacaagtgtcaTATGGTACAGGAATCAAAACATTTGATTTCTCAACAGTAACCCTGGATATTAAAAGCTAGTGGGAAATGCCATAAAAGTTCTAGCAGAAAACTATCGTCCACTTAGAATTCTGTGCTCTGGCACCAAATAGGGAGGCTATATAGAGATATTTGTATTCATTCCAAGACATAAAATATTTCTGCTGTGCACCTTTCTTAGTACACAGCAAAAGAAggaataatgcaaaaaaaaggaaaacacaggatGCTGGAAACGGGACCCAAcacagaaaagaagcaaaaagaagtcAAGGCAATGAGTCTGCACCAGGCCTAGAAAATAACCAGTGCAGACTGGAGCAGGAGGTAAAAGAGTGCGGGAATGGAGATGTccagaatttaaaaatcaaattgatAGATTCTAAGAGGGTGTTTGAGCATTTACAAAAACATTAACAGATGTCTGACATCGGATGGATCATTTAAGGGAAGAGAATTAGAAATAGGtatgtagaaaatgaaggaaatgaaaacgTTAAGTCAGTGATTAACTCCAGGTACGGGTGGGCAGGGACAGAAGGTACTTACTCACGAGTGAACAAAATTTACGTGGTCATTATAATGTAAAATTGACTCCTGATTTAGCCAAATTGTGATTCTACTACAGTGGGAggataagggaagaaaaaaagtaggAGAGAGGCTATGAAAGAGATTTTCACCCACAGCTTACTTCTGTAAGAGGAAGTCACCAGATAATGTGGAAGACTGataaatcaagaaaatataatttagaaatatgGAAATGCGTAGCAGAAGAATTATCTTAACAGAACCGAAGGCTGCATCTGGTGACTGTATTAGGGGCGGGACAGGGATGAGGCAGGATACTGCTGGTCAGCATTATTGGCCACTTTAGTACATGTTTTTTCAAATACATGCAAATACTatttaaatcaaaaattttaaaactagcctggcattgtggccggtgcctgtgatctcacctactcaggaggctgaggcaagaggattgcttgagctcaggagtttgaggttgctgtaagctatgacactacagcgctctatcaagggcaacagagtgagactctgtctcaaaaaatataaataaataaaaacctaaaaattttaaaagaaaaaaaaaagacaaataggtTCTGATAATCTGTCATCATTAATACTGAATaataaggctcagcgcctgtggctcaagcggctaaggcgccagccacatacacctgagctagccggttcgaacctagcctgggcccgccaaacacaatgatggctgcaaccaaaaaatagccaggcgttgtgggggggcacctgtagtcgcagctacttggggggtggaggcaggagaatcgcttgagcctaggagttggaagttgctatgagctgtgatgccacggcactctatccagggtgacagcttgaggctctgtctcaaaaaaaaaaaaaaactgaataataagaagaaatactatcaaagaaaagggaaggattCATCAGAAAGTCGCTTACTGAAGCAGACAAGAAGGCAAGAGAGTCAGTATCTTAGAGGTGGTATCCAAGAACCTTTAAAAGAATTAATTAGGGGAAGTCCCTATACTTTAATTCTTCATCATACTGAAATTTTATTCAATTAacactttttttgcagtttttggctggggctgggtttgaacccatcacctccagtatatgggaccagcgccctactctttgagccacaggcgccccccctcAATTAACACTTATTAAACCCAAAACACAGACATGTGTTCCCTGTCCTTGAACATCCAACAGAAAGCCAAGAGGTGTAAGTCTGCTGGATGTTCTGTAAAGATTAAAAGATGCCAGGAAAATCACCTACTCTCGTGAGTACAGCACAAGAAGGACATGACAGTACAACCACTTAGCCTTCAAAGGCTCAGAGCTGTGCAAGAAGACTTGAGAGATTCCTAGCAGTGGGGTGCATCTGAATCCATGTCCCCTCTGCCTTGGTGTCTTCAATGCCACACAGTCCCCaaactagtttcttttttttttttttttgtagagacagagtctcactttatgaccctcagtagagtgccgtggcgtcacacagctcacagcaacctccagctcctgggcttcagcgattctcttgcctcagccttacgagcagctgggactacaggcgtcggccacaacacccggctatttttttgttgcagtttggccgggcctgggtttgaacctgccaccctcggtatatggggccggcgccctactcactgagttaggTGCCGCCCCCCAAACTAGTTTCTACCTCAAAGCTCAGCATCTGATCTCAGAAACCAATCCTTTGCTTCACTGCTGTAGAATTTAGGAATTTAAGAAACACCtaagtctgtaatcctagcactctgggaggccaaggcaggaggattccttgagctcagagttcaagactaacctgaccaacagcaagaccccaactctaccaaaaatagaaaaaattagccaggcattctggtgaatgcctgtagtccagttacttaggaggctgagacaggaggattgcactgagcctaggagtgtgagattactgtgagctaggctgacgccacagcaatctagcctaggcaactgagtgagactgtctcaaacaaaacaaaacaaacaaaaaaagaaacacatgatTCCCTTAGGTTCTGGCCAAAATAAATCACTATAGTGGAATGGAGTGAATTCCCAATGGATTATTGGGTAGACCAGAAAGAGAATAGGAAAGAACAGTAATTAGCCATCATATGATTATCTGCAAGAGCAAAATGTTAACTTCTTTTTGGAAGCTAGATTTCAGGGAGATTATCTCTGAACACAGAAGAAATGTTCCTGTGGTGATCTcccaaattatattaaaaagaaaggacTCTAATTGTAAACAACTTCTAATAGCTATCACATAAATGTGAGTTTTTAAGGCCCcagaaaatacacaaacagtaaAACCCTGATGGACAAGAGGTGGCAGCACAGCAGAGGGAGAGTTGGAAAGAAGTGAAAACAGAATagcattctaatttttttttttttttaatttttttttgtagagacagagtctcactttatggccctcggtagagtgctgtggcatcacacagctcacagcaacctccaactcccgggcttaagcgattctcttgcctcagcctcccgagtagctgggactacgggcgcccgccacaacgcccggctattttttggttgcagtttggccagggcccggtttgaacccaccaccctcagcatatggggctggcgccttaccaactgagccacaggcgccgcccagaatggcattcttatttttctttttctttttttttgagacagagcctcaagctcacagcaacctccaactcctgggctcaagcgagtctcctgcctccgcctcccaagtagctgggacaacaggtgccctccacaatgcccagctattttttggttgcagcgtcattgttgtttggcaggcccaggccagatgcaaacccgccagctcaggtgtacgtggctagagcctttagccacttgagccacaggcgctgagccagcattcttatttttctttttttttttttttttgtggttttttttttggccagggctgggtttgaacccgccacctccggcatatgggaccagcgccctactcctttagccacaggtgccgccctgcattcttatttttctaaaatattacagCTAGATGGGGACCTTTGAGATCATATAGTCTAGGCAGTACCAAATTTTGATCATTTATATACCACTTACTTAACTATTAAGTAATTACTTAACTTTTACTTCACAATTAattactttacatttttctttaaatacaagATTCCTGGAAATCAAGGTCTtaatatgttgttttatttttctaatacactccaaaaatattaaaattaaaaatgtttggacggcgcctgtggctcagtgagcagggcgctggccccaaatacccagggtggtgggttcaaacccagcccgggccaaactgcaacaaaaaaatagccaggcgttgtggcgggcgcctgtagttccagatactcgggaggctgaggcaggagaatcgcctaagcccaggagctggaggttgctgtgagctgtgtgacaccatggcactctaccgagggcaataaagtgaaactctgtctgtacacacacacacaaaaaaaaaagtttgtcagcatatcacactttgagaaacagTCTTTTTACAAACCCAGTGGCATAACCTTAACAGGTTATTTATGAGACAGTCTTCTCCAGATCTTTGCAAATGTGCCTATGAAGTTCGAATAAACTTACCACATTAAGTGTCTTAAAATCCTTACTTTTCACAACCATATTTTactaaatttaagaaatagacaaaaaaaagtcttttattcCCAAGGTGTTTTACACTCTAAATGGGGAGAAAAAGAATTATGAACTTAGTTGTGTATCATGTTTTTACTAAGAAGGATGACAAAACTGAGCTAATCTTGAAAGGGTAGATACAGTTAAAGCAATGGTAACTGACCCTAATCTTGGGAGGTGGCAAAACATATTGCAAACAGAATTCACTCCAGATGATGAAAtgctgtgtattttctttctttagattttgtgtgtcttttaaattttctatagtaaatgtttattactgttgtaattttaaaaacatgtatttttaaatctagATTTTGGAGTCATTTTAACCAAGATTTCTTGCATAAAGCAATTTGTGAACtcaagcaagttacttaacctatCTGAGCCTTGATTTTTGAATAGATAAATTGACAAAGAATGAAATTCTCACAGTGAGAGAGTAGTGAGGATCACATGAAAAGCCCCCATTGCAGTGAGTGGCACACAGCAGTGCCTGTAATCAAGAAATGTTAATTTTCACCTCTTTCCTACATGACACATGAATTTTCCCAAAAGAAAACTGGTGAGGATGTAACAGACCCTTCCAGTGATTCCACATACAAAGTTAAATCTTGTTACCTTGACTGAAGCTGATCCTTTCCAGTTCAAGTATTGCTCTAGTTCTGTGCCCTTTGCCCGGGCCCTAGAAGAATCAAACACTTTCCTCTTGGAACCCTGTGTCTTGCCGCAGACATTGGAGTGTctctccagcctgagcaagagaaactTGCGTCCACAGTGGCTGCATTTGCCCAGTTCTGGTGCTTCAGAGGAGCCGTTGGAACCTGAGGAGTCTGGTGCCTTAGGTAGGCTAGAATTCCTGGTGTATCCCTGCAAAGCACTGCCTGGTGTTTCTGAAGGCTGAGAAAACTCTGTTGATGGTTCTGAGACTCGGTCTTGGAGTTTGTTATTGCTTGCCACCAGCTTCTCCCTTTTGAGACTCTGGATTCCATAATCATAGAACTGAAAAGGACTAGAATTTTCTTGAGATCGTTGCCAAGTTTCATCCTCTCTCTGGTCTCTACTGAACACCTCTGTAGACTCAAATTCTGGGGAGAAGATAGGTTTGTACGTCGTCGTGTCGCTGTTACTTCCTTTAATGCTCCCTGTGAGGAGTATCATTCTCTGTAgctctctgttttcatttttcttctgtatcCTCCGGacttcctcctctgtcctctTTAGCTTTTCCCTCAGGAGAATCTCCTTTCTTCGGATTTCCTCTTCTAAGCTCTCCCCTGCAGCTTCTAGTTTTTGGATCTGCATCCACTTGGTCCTGTCAAAGTTTGGCATGGCCCTCTCCCCCTGCATGGCAGCAAGAACAGATGAATTTTCCTGGTTCCTCAAACCAAAGTTGCTGTATGAAAATTCTCTTGGCTCAAGGGACCTTGGGTTGTTGACATTCTGGTCCCCAGCACTGCCAACCTCACCTATAATGCGAGACTTCTGATGGACCACAGGTTTCAGTGGGTAGGCTCGGTCTACACCAACTCGTTTCTTTGTAAAGGGGATAAAGTCCTGGTTATTTGCTTTGGGATACTGGGATTGAGAGACAGATGAGTAAAACAAACTTTTCCCTTCTTGGCCCTGGGGATTGCTTCCTGAATGCTGGTGGTTGACTCCTGCACAGTGGGGATGAGAATAGCTCCTGGGTTTAGTGCAGGTGTTCCATTTTGGGTGAGTGTAGACATTATCCAACATCAgctttttattgctgaaaaacTTCTGCTGGAAATTGTTTCTCGGGTGCCCCATTGACGACTGCTGGGAAGAGTCACCTTGTTCATAAGAGTCTTGCTTTGCTGAGTGGAGCCCTGGAGCTTCTGATTTATTATGTGGGAGCATACCACCCACAGGCAGATGTGGTGCCAACTGGAGACCAGC belongs to Nycticebus coucang isolate mNycCou1 chromosome 9, mNycCou1.pri, whole genome shotgun sequence and includes:
- the ZC2HC1C gene encoding zinc finger C2HC domain-containing protein 1C, with product MAGLQLAPHLPVGGMLPHNKSEAPGLHSAKQDSYEQGDSSQQSSMGHPRNNFQQKFFSNKKLMLDNVYTHPKWNTCTKPRSYSHPHCAGVNHQHSGSNPQGQEGKSLFYSSVSQSQYPKANNQDFIPFTKKRVGVDRAYPLKPVVHQKSRIIGEVGSAGDQNVNNPRSLEPREFSYSNFGLRNQENSSVLAAMQGERAMPNFDRTKWMQIQKLEAAGESLEEEIRRKEILLREKLKRTEEEVRRIQKKNENRELQRMILLTGSIKGSNSDTTTYKPIFSPEFESTEVFSRDQREDETWQRSQENSSPFQFYDYGIQSLKREKLVASNNKLQDRVSEPSTEFSQPSETPGSALQGYTRNSSLPKAPDSSGSNGSSEAPELGKCSHCGRKFLLLRLERHSNVCGKTQGSKRKVFDSSRARAKGTELEQYLNWKGSASVKAEPPRKSNWRQKHESFIRTLRQAREVQQVIAKGGKPSDLPHILPAENPDYVQCPHCSRYFAPKVAERHIPKCKTIKNRPPPPRKHYS